The Candidatus Methylomirabilota bacterium genomic sequence GCCCTGACCTCTTCGCGGGTGAGAGTCTGGATCGGGTGCTGCACCATGATGGTCTTGTAGGCGTCGGCGCCCAAGGCGGATGCCTGGGCGCGCGCGGCCTTGGCGAACTCGGTCGAGATCACCGTCGCCGTCGGAAGCCCCTGGTCCTCGAAATACACGCCGTCGTGCACACTGCACGTTGTGCAGGACCCTCAGTCGGCGAGCGCCTCGATGACGGCGTCGCTCGTCTTCAGGATCTCCGCGCGCAGGTCCTCCGGCGCGGGCCGCGCGAATGTCGGCTTCTTCTTCCTCACAATGGCCTTGGGCTTGGCGCGCTCGCGCAGCAGCTCCTCCACGCGGTCGAGCAGGTGGTCGCCCTTGGCCTTGGAGATGTCGAGGAGCGTGATCACCTTGCCGTCGAGCGTGGCCAGGCGCGCGGCGGTCTTGCGCGGCACCGCGACGGAGTCGGTCGGATCCAGGAACTCTTCGGTCATCATAGGCCCTCCCGGGGCGATTGTACCTTCTTAATGACCAGGCGCGACATCTTCGGGAAGGTCCAGCCCGGGATGACGGCCGAGAAGCGGCCCGCGGTGCCGCCCGCCACCACGAACTTGAGGTTGCCCGGCTCGCGGAACTTCGGGATCAGCGTCGCGTCGGTCTCCGGGTGCGGGAACTTGGCCATCACGTGAGCGGGCAGCCCATCGCCGCCGTCCAGCCCTGGGATCAGCTCGCTGACGGGCTTGCGCAGCCGGTGCCAGAGGAAATCGCGCATGTCGGCCTTGCTCCAGCCGTCGCCCGCGACCGTGCGCGCGTGCTCGGGCGAGAGCACGACCAGCGTGTCGCCGTGGTGCGTGGACTTGTGGTGCGAGATGACTTCCAGCGAGCGTGAGATGGTGATGAGGAGGTCCTTGGCCGTCAGGCTCCGGTGGTCGTAGACGCCATGGGGCGCCTCTGCTGCGAACGCCGCGACCGTGCTCTCGTCCTGGGCGAAGCCGTGTTCGACGGCCAGCGAGTCCCAGGGGTTTTCTTCCTCGTGCTCGCCGATGCAGTAGGTGTAGCGCCCCGGGTGCGCCATCGTGGACATGCTCATGGTTCGGGCCGACGCTCCACCCACATTGGCGACGATGAGTCGCAGCGCCCGCCCGATCGTCGCGTTGGCGCGCCAGCCAGGCCCGAAAGCTCCAGCGGCGCAGTTGATGTCGAGCGCTGCACGCGCGGGGCCGTTGACGATGAAGAGCGGCGAGTGAAAGTTGGTCGTGGCGGAGACGCCGTGAAGATCGAAGGCGTCGTCGCACATGGCCTCGACCCCGGCGATCACGACGGGCAGGTACTCGGGGCGACAGCCGGCCATGACCGCGTTGACCGCGATCTTCTCGACGGTGGCGCGGCCGAAATTCGGCGGCACCAGCGCGACCAGCTCGCCGGCCTCACGCCCCGAACCCGCGACCATCGCGGCGACGCGCTCGCGCGTGGGAGGAACGACGGGAAGGCCGTCGGTGACGCCGCGCTCGAAGAGAGTCTCGAAGGGATCCTGCTCAGGCTGAGGCACAGGCACCCCGCTCAGGGCTTGCAGAGGCGGAAGTTGGCGTAGTCGCCCTGCGCGGTCGACTTCGTGTCGTCGGAGTCGGTGAGGACGGCGATCCCGGAGGCCTTCGGCGTCTCGGTCTCGTCGAAGAACTTCTTGTAGTCCTCGAAGATGTTGACCCGCTCCTCCATCCACGAGCCCTTCCGGTCGGTGCCGCTCCGAATCACCAGCCCCTGGGTCAGGCCGCCGCTCGAGGAGAGACGCGTGCCCACCGGCACGACCGCGCTCCAAATGTACTTGAGCGACTTCACCGACCAGGGTGTGTGGGGGAAGACGGCGTAGACGGAAACCGCGCTGTCGTTGGTCTTCGACTGCCGTTCGTCCGACCCGGCGGGGAACTCGACCGGACGCCAGGCCCAGGCAAGCATCGGGTATGCCTTCGGGTCCCACTCGTACTGCTTGGCGGCCTGGATACCGAGGCCCTTGGCGATGGCGTGGAGGAAGCGCAGGCCGTCCATCTCCTGAACCGAGTAGACCTCGCGCCCGGCGTCCTTGCGCGCCTTCCAGTCCGACGGGAATTCGCCGACCTTGCCCTTGGAGAAATTCTCGACGGTGATGCACTCCTGGGCACCCGCCGGCTCCACCAGGAGCGCGGCGGCGAGAAGGGCAATGACGAGACGCAGCGGCACGGCGCTATCGCCCGCGGCGCCACCAGGAGTGGACGAGCTGGTCCACCACCTGTACCAGCTGGCCGACGGTGCGGCATTCCTTGACGATGTCGCACGCGGGCGAGTAGAGCGGCATCACGCTGTCGCCGATGCCCCAGCCCCACTGCCCCTCCGGGTTCAGCCAGATGATGCCCTTGACGCGCTCCCGGATCTGACGGATCGCCCACGCCTGGGGGTCGTTGTAGTTGTTGCGCGCGTCGCCCAGGACGAGCACCGTGGTCTTCCGATCGAGCGAGTCTATCTCCGTGCGCACGAAGCGGCTGAAGGCGTAGCCGAAGTCCGATCGG encodes the following:
- a CDS encoding UGSC family (seleno)protein, which translates into the protein MTEEFLDPTDSVAVPRKTAARLATLDGKVITLLDISKAKGDHLLDRVEELLRERAKPKAIVRKKKPTFARPAPEDLRAEILKTSDAVIEALADUGSCTTCSVHDGVYFEDQGLPTATVISTEFAKAARAQASALGADAYKTIMVQHPIQTLTREEVRALADKVFDEIVSRLTRG
- a CDS encoding DUF3047 domain-containing protein, which codes for MPLRLVIALLAAALLVEPAGAQECITVENFSKGKVGEFPSDWKARKDAGREVYSVQEMDGLRFLHAIAKGLGIQAAKQYEWDPKAYPMLAWAWRPVEFPAGSDERQSKTNDSAVSVYAVFPHTPWSVKSLKYIWSAVVPVGTRLSSSGGLTQGLVIRSGTDRKGSWMEERVNIFEDYKKFFDETETPKASGIAVLTDSDDTKSTAQGDYANFRLCKP